A window of Osmerus mordax isolate fOsmMor3 chromosome 11, fOsmMor3.pri, whole genome shotgun sequence genomic DNA:
caTGAAAATGAAGTAACAGTGGATACTATATAACTAGGTAGGATGTCGGACTAAATGTGTTTTGATCACGCGTGCCAACTGAGTGGGCGCAAAATGTACATGAGCTCCGTCATATGGAACTCggtgtgagtctctctctccgtttgaaGTTGCGAGCAGGCGGGGCTGGCAGATGCCATGCTAGCCACACTCTCACCCCAGCCTGGGAGCTCCCTGCTAGTGCCCATTATGCCATCACAGAGAGGGGCATGGGAAGGCCCTCTGTGCATGTTTACaaccatgtatgtgtgtggctgggtttTTATGTGTATGTAAAGCAAGCGTggggtgtgttgttgtgtacaggtgtgtgtttgtgtgtgtgtgtgtgtgtgtgtcttaccattAGCCAGATGGGGTAAGGCACCTTTTTGAGGATGTGTGGGGcttcagaggagacagaggagacccCACTACACCACAGCACAGAGTAGAGCCAGGGCTCATTGACCGTGTACAGGCTCACACTGATGTTGCTCCTAGAGAAATCCCTGCTTGGCAGAGAGCACATACAGTTAAACACGTctgacacgcacatacacacaagcaaacactccCTGATGCTCAAACACGCAATAGCACACAACCCTTAGCTCTCATCACATCCATCTTCAAGGTATGTGTAGATTAGTGATTGCGCGTGTGCGACCACCTTATGTCCCGGGCGCTGGCCTGGTTGTAGCGGAGCAGCAGTCGGCTGAtgccctgctgctggaggtctGAAGGAGGGAGCTTCTCCATGGACGTCTGCAGCAGACCCGGagcctccctcctcaccacgcCCCGATCCTCATCTGGGGTCCACatcacctgcgcacacacaacTTTATAAGAATACTATATGCGGGACATCCCCATCATCCCCTTATCAAACTCTAATCCTCATCAAGGCTACAGCATTCAAACTAGGACACAAATCTTAGTCCGGGGGCACAGTGTGGCCAGTTCTCACCAGGTTCTGGGGCACCCCCGCCCGCCGTACGGCCTCCAGAGTGTCATTGATCCAGCTGTGGTGGCAGGGGTGCTTGGGCGGGGGCCTCCTCAGGGTGAACACCACGGTGGTGTTGTGCGGGGCGGCCAGCCGCAGCAGCTGCTCCAGGCTGCAGATGCTCTGGTTGGCCGCCTGCCTCAGCTCCCGCTGGGACAGGGAATGCACCGTCCAGAATGGGTCTTCCTGgagggcgcgcacacacacacacacacaaaatgagtCGCTGTGAATACTCTGGAAAAGCAGTCAGACTTTGTTTCTTGGGATGTTGGTTCGAATGAGATGCGATGGAAAATGAGAGGGATATTGGGTACTGGAACAAAGTCTGTCCTGGTCATTTTGTGGATGAAGGGGAATTGTAACACAGCAGTATATCTTTGGCTGACTGGGGGCTTGTGTGTTTAAGGGGTGGGGTTGGTTTCCCTGGAAATCCATGAGGTGATATAATCCTATTTGAAAACCACAGGACTGTTTCTCTAATTCATCAACTACATGTCCATTTAGCTGAGTGGAATGGAACTGAGCCAAACCTTCGGAGGACTGCGTCGTTAATGTAAACTGAACGAGCATACAGCCTCTGGAAGCATCTGGTGCATACCATTTCTCCACTTctgcgggggtgggggtggtggtggggggggtgtcagtgaggggtgggggggtactaCCTTGAGGAACCACTGTCCAGCATTGAGGCCCCTCAGGTCGGTCCAGTTAAAGAAGGAGGcatcctccatctgtctgtcagggAAGACCTTCTCCACGTCTGTCGTTCTCCTCAGGGTGCGGTCTCGCAGCAGGAAAGGCACCCCGTCCGCGCTGGGGGACAGGATGAAATGAGTCAACTACAAATCCCAGAATGCCTCAAGGACGCCCCAAGGACTCCGGGTCATAGTTCAATGGCAAATCATAATGGAGAAGTAACTACATCCCAAGGGATAACTTGGCCTTATTCAAAAGACAAGCCATTTTCCTTACCATCAGTGTTCTATTGTTCAACTAAACACCACAGGAAGACACATTTGAATCATGTCCGACTGACGCGCAAAAGACAAGTGGTTTGAGGCTAAACTCTGTGCTACTTCCAGTATGTTTTTGCACTTTTACTTTGAATACCAAATAATTTTTGCTGCTTTTCCGTCCCCTCAAGTTGTTAACCATGAAACAAAACGACCAGCTATTTGCCATTCCAATTCATGCAAATGACATGCATTCTTCATTCTTCAACATGTCAATCTCCTATACATCTGTTTGTGTGCACTACTGGGTGCGTTTCCCTGGAAGCGTGTGGACTAGCACATTTGACTGTACAGTAAGTGCATGCACTtggacttgtgtgtgcgtgtggagatgtgtgtgtgtgtctctcacgtGACTGTGGCTGATCTGTGGTTGGGCTGCTGCCTCTGTTTGTCATCAGGTTTAATTACTTAGTGACAGTTCTGATCCCAGCTCGGACCACAAGTCATACAGGCTCATGTCTCCCGCCCTTGTCCGTCTTAGTTAGGGCCGCAGAGAGAACAAACAGGGAATGGAGACACACACTGAATCCATGCATGCGCGCGCATGCATGCAAGCAAACGCACACAACACGTACAGAtacttcacacacaaacatacatttttacataCAACCTGCGCGGAGGCCCACGCGcatactttacacacacatactgcagaaacacacactcacacaacaggaTGCAAACTACCACACTTAAAACGCATGCCGCCTCAGCtagtcaaaacacacacacacacacacaatttacatAAATCATCCACGCCCACATGCACGGGGGGGATGCACTCACAAgtgcacccccccctctctcctccccttgccctacccttccacacacaaacacacacacatccaaaaaaGTACTCTTCTATTTCAGTTCATCCTGTCATCTCCTGTTAAGTCGAAGCGTCCAGCACCTAATCTCTTCATCTGCCGCTTGGCCATGTCAGGCCTCGGTACAGAAACGAGCGGGTGATGGGTAGGTGTAACCCTGGACAAAAAGGCCCAGCATAGGCCACAGGGCTGGATTGACCTCCTGCATCAGTCAGCACTGACTGGACTTCCCTCCCCGCTGAGCGGCTACTGATCCGGCTGAACGAGCCGTCTCTccatctgtgcgtgtgtgtgcaagcgcacgtgtgtgtatatacagttcAAGCGCAAGGTAGACAGGTGAGGCGAGAGATGTAGGTTGCAGATAGTTTGTCAGATGGGAAAGTAAGAGATGAGAAGGCATGTTTTATGTATGTacacaagcgtgtgtgtgtgtattttaccTGATGGCCACGTCAGACTCCAGCCCAGTAACGTTCATCTGCAGAGCCCTCCTAAAGGACATGATCGTGTTCTCTGGAgccagctagagagagagagagagagagagagagagaggggtaggggagagagggggagaaggagagagagagaggaagagagagagagacagaaatagagacagagagagagaggttcagcaAAGGAGCAATGGAGTGTCTATTACACTGCACCCGTTGTTTAGGTCAGGCTGAGGATGCTATATTCAAAAACAAGGTCATCTCGGTTTCTCGGTTTACGGATGCCCAGTTCAAGCCATTGGTGATGAGCTCACACTCAAGTAGACTGCTGGTTGAtcaacacacagcagagacacagcaggaaGGATCTATGAGGCAAATCGATAGCAGCCAGTGGTATTGTAGGTCAACCAGAAGGCTGGAGAAGGGTGTGGAGGAATGTGGGAAATCAATGTGCAGAGTGCTGCTGGGAAATGGAGTTTGTCACGTAACCCCGGACCCCCACTTCTCACCATTCTAAACGGTTTCTAATTCCTTCTTTTGCTGCTGATGTGCCAGTGACAATATGACAAGCCCAGACAAGCTGGAGAGAGAAGCGTGTCTGTGCTCCTCGATGTGCGTTTCTCATAGCTGCTCAGGTGTGCCTGTGCATTTTGTTACACGTTTGTACAAGTTTGTTAGTGTGCTGTGGGGACGGTTTGTGGAAAAAGCAGTTTTTGTGTCAAATGTGACGTGACACGTGTAGTCAGTCAGGCTACAGTTCATCGCTAATGAAAACTTGTCAATCAAAATGAACTTATTCTTCTGGTGACAACCTAGCCAATGGCTACTCAAATTCAGCATGTAGAAAAAGTAGACAGCAGATCATTAAATAAGCTTCAAATCATACAATAAGAATAACGAAAAACAGAAATGGTTAACATAATCAAAAGAGAACAAAAAGGAAGCTCTCAGATCATATCAAGTGGGCCTTCAAGGTCTCCTTAGATTCATCTGATGTGTTCAGGACGCATAATCCATGTGTGGTGTCATGTAGCTCTCCCTGGCAGCCTAGACGTATACCAGCAGACAATGTACTGTATGGAGCTATCCATTCCTGGTCTATTTCCAGGTTGTCTGGGTCATTAATATTCTACAGTGGAATAGCCTCAAGGGTAGTAAAGTGGGCAGGAGGAGTGAGAAAAATGAACGGAGAGGTGCAACGTGGGCCGTGCATACTGTACTTTCTGTCTCGCCCTCTGAGAAGGATAGCGAACTCTGTGGTGAGCTGGAAGGACATGAGCGTAGCGTCAGAGGTGCCGGCTCTGCAGTAGGTCGGGGCTGGGTCAGCTGACTCACCATGGGGGCTCCCTGGTGGCCAATGACGTCGGGGCGTGATTTGAGGCGGGAGCGCTCCACGATGcagggggaggtgatggagaggggggcCACGTAGAGCCCCAGCAGCACCCCCAGGTAGAGAAGCAGGACTCCAATCTGGAACCCTGTGGAAGACACagttagggaggggagggatgggtctTGAACTAGCTCTCAACATGGGTTTTATCTGGGTCCACATTCACTGAGTATATCCCAGTAGGGCTACTGATGCAGGATCTGTTCTACTGTCTTTAGTATGATTACATATAAGGGAGAGGACCTGATGAAAACATGCGTTACAGAGACATAAAACCTACATATTGGCTCTCGAGAAATAAGATGACATTGCCATCATGTTTGATGATGCAATGAAtctgactattttaccatgacAGGGACAACAGAAATGTACTGATTGTGCCTGATGCAAGCTGAGAAAATCCATCCAGCAAACCTTGCTCATACCACTCGTATGTTGAATACTGTGGGGATACTGCATGTGGGTGGAGGCCCACAGGACAAGCTCTTTCAGCACAGCTTCCCCACCTTAGTGAGAGTACAGGTGATGAATGACGTTGTGGACCACagtacacccacaaacacacacacacacacactggtgttcaTTTCAAGGTCAGCGCTCTGGCTAGGTTGACTGTGTCAGATGAACTCTGGTTACCGGAGGAGAGCTGACGGCCTTAAACCtcgccccttcccccccctctctccccccccccccccctctctggtaTTCAGACTGGGTCTCCTTTTTCCAGCTAACGGGTCGAGCTACAGCGACAGAGAGCATCTCACCTCAGAATAAACCAAGACGGCAGAGCCTGCTTCTGCTATTATGCAAAACGAATGCGCATATGGAAAGCTCACTTCTATGGACAATACGCATCCATCTGCAGTCATACCTGGTTAAATGATAGTAGGCCAGGACATACTGCATTTGTGCATCAGTGAAACAAATCCACAGCTACTGAATTGTAACAAAGCAAACATGTGCATCTGATGTTGTCTAACATACAGAACTCGCATTAAATAATCACTAGCTGTAAGTGCTTGGTGCCTGGAAAAACAGCACTGATGTGAAATCCAGTCACTGGCATGCCATGGCAGTTTGGAAAGTGCAGATGGAGTCACTCAGACGTACCTAACAAGCTACGTCAACAGCCCTTGAAGCTGGCGCTACAAACCTCCCGGCTCCACCACATCACGTGGCACCAGAGGAATGTCAGAAGGACCATGCCTAAATTCCATGGGTGAGCTCATACCCTCATGTACTTGGTGTCAAATCATTCAACGCCTGCAATCGCAGCGCCATTTTGGCTCAATCTTCCAACATCAAGGTGAGTGAGGTGGAGAGTGCCAGAATGGCGGCCAGTGACACAGGGTCTACTTGCTTTCTCATTCTCAAGGTTGCCTCGTGGGATCATTGAAAAAGGCTGGCTCTGGGAACATCACCAGTAATCTGAGATGTTTTTTGTCTGAAGTGAGGTGGGCTTACTCGTTTTCTCAGCACGGGCGACCTGGCCAGCGACCAACCAGGCCAAAGCAGTGATGGCCAGCAGGGCCCCTATGTGGAGGAAAGGACCAGTGGCCTGAACGCAGGAACAGGAGGGCACAGTTAGTCACATCAAACAACAGTCATAGGCTTGCAGTCGGATGATATTGCATTAGGAACGtgcttaattgggtgtgcttgctttcggcaagagcacaaccattgttctctcacatatatatttcaaaATGTATTCTTCCTCGGTAATGATgttgcacacactcaaactagCCCCCCCCATCTGATAATACAAATATTGCTCCTGCTTTATTATCGTTCTATGATATCGAAGCAGGTTCTGTGATAGTGAAGCTTGATTTTCTACTGTGTATGAGTTGTAAGGAGCAGCTGTATGTGCACAGTCCTACTAACCTGAAGAGATATGGGGATGATATCCCATTCCTGGCCCCATGTTTGATTGACAGATATGATCCCGATGATGGTGGTGAGAAGTGCAGCAATCACTCCTAtctgtttgggggagggggaaaggctgGGTGATGCAGGCCGTCACACACGCTGCATCACATCCCTTTGGTGCCAAACCTTCCGTTTGAACAAATTTCAACACCTCTGGGCATGTCTTTCACAAGCACACAGGAGTACATGAGGGGTTCAGAAAGAGTTCCATTGGCTACTGAGGAACACATGGTTGACGTTACCGTACCTTATGGAGCCAGTGCAGGTTCAGCTGTTGCCCAACTGCTATGTGGCAAAGAGCTAAAATCTGaaagaggacaaacacacattcactcacatggCGAAAATGGCCTCAACGGCTCTCTCCAAAAACAGGTCAACATCTGCCACAGCTATCCCACCCCAGCTCACCCTGTGCTAGCACACCCTGTGCTAGCTCACCCTGGCACAGATATGCCAGCTGCCAGTGTAGTTTAGAACCCTGCCAGGTTAACCGTAACAGGCCAGGGCCCGGTCCCCTCGGTATCAGGACCGTCTCACAGTGAACGGTTAAGGCGTCATGACTCACCGTTAAAAATGTAATGTAGGTGAAGCCTGCGGCTGTGGTGGCCAAGATGGGCACCGTCCCATCGCTCCACTCCCCGGAGCGGTTATACAAGAACctggacgagagagggaggacagacagagagagagaaagacacccgAGTTACACAATACTGTCTCACAGCAGAAGAGGAGAGCAACTTGTGGCATCATAACCAGCAGCAGAGAGAAGTGGTGCTCGTCTCATCGGAGCGTGTGCCGGTACATGAGAGTTAATAGAGAAGTAGTGTGCTCTGATAGGACTAGGGAGAAAGTAGACCGGAAGAGTTTTGTGGTAGACAGAATGGGTACAGTACGCGTCGCCTGAATATGAAAATGCAAGGCCTTAAATTGTGCATTTCCCCCTCACCCTGGTTAGGAGCAGATCAGTGACAGCAGATCAGTGTTATTTAATTGGTActataaaacaaacaaagcctccagcccccagcaaTATCTTAGTACAAACCCCAGAGATTTCAAATGGGTGCAGAAACAGGCAAAGGAGATAAATAACAGTGAGACAGTTAATGCTGCCATTCTCAAATCCCACAGGGGACACATGCCAGGCGCCCTTGGGCAGGATTGTATGTCTTTATTGTTCTGATAAAAGGACTGGAGCAGAGTCAAAGACAACAAAAGAGGCGTGATAGAGGCCGTCGCCAAGAAACAAGGACTTGGTGGTGATGTCATCGTTCTGTTAACGGTGAGCAAATGATTGATGTCTCGTTCTGAAAGGACGGCCTTTCCTTGTGGTAGTTTAAAGCGCCAAGGGGGTGtcgggaaagagggagaacagaAGGTATCCTGCAGTCACCTTGCTGTCTCACACGCGTACGtatacgttcacacacacacacacacacacacacacgtaggggcAAGCTGGGAAGTTTGACAGGGGGTCTCAGTGAGCCTGTGCTGTCACAGCTGTAGAGCAGcaggggttagggctggggttaAGCAAGGGCAATaagcccctcaccccaccccacacaccgcTAATCACATTCCCAGCCTTATCAGTGATTCCACTGACGACGCAGCAAAGCCACGCCATGATGGCTCCCCTTTGAATAAACTAGAGTGACACACCAGGACCTTTCCAACTGCTGCTAATCCGCACGAGAGATAGATATGGAAAAAAGGGAGGCCTGGGGgcggagagatagaggaggaaaagatggaagacGACGGAAGAGGGgcgagaaagggggagggcgagggatGAAGCGCAAAATGGAGAGAAGGAAAATGAAAAGGAGGAGAAGGTAGATGACTGTGTAGACGTGGgatgagcagggggaggggcaggacaaCGAGAGgtggtgtgcgtgagagagagagagagagagagacagaatgacctTGGGTGACAGACAGAGCAAATTGCACCTTGTACAAGAAACACagatgcgtctgtgtgtgtgtgttcccttgcTGTCAGAACCGACAGTCAGTTACACACTGACCTGACAGTGTGTCAGAGTGGATTGACAGCAAATGCAGCTCAATGTATTATTGTGGTGACAGGATTAACTCACCACACCATGACAAGAACAAAGGTATCTCGATTGTATCTCGACCATGAACTATGTGATTGACATCACTCATTATTACATTATGGAGGCGgactacagtacatacagtatacagtaggATGTGATCTAATTAAACACCACTGTAAAACATCACATAGAACATTACATAATTACACTGGACGGAGAAGAAATGGTGTGGTATGGTTGAAGTCATAAGGTACACAATTGTATCCCACCCATCTTAAAGACAGTACAAATATGTGCTTATGCTCCATGTTCAGATGCGTCAATGAACAACTGAAGGAATTAGTCTGAAATCAATTTAGAAAGGGAACCTTGTGCTTGCTGAAACGTTTTTCGTGGAAACTGTGGATGAAAGATGACAGCATTGGGAACTCTGGATAAGGACGGTACAACATCCGAGGGAACAGCACCCTCATGAACTATTCATTGAAACTACTAGCAGAGAAGTATTTCAGATTGAGACTGGATGTCAGGAGGCGTCTCACCAGTTGAACTCATTGTAGTCGTTGTGAGCTTCCCACCAGAAGTAGAaccagacgaggaggagagagaaggtgaagaggaggatgagggaccaCAGGAGCTCCCACTGTAGAAGACAACACACACCGTTCAGTTTGGACAGAAGGTTTCAAACAATTACAAACTTAAGACTTAATTCTCCCATTTTATTCCAAACCCAATGTCAGGTTTGCAATTAAGCTGAGCGATTCTGCAAATGGGACCTTCACACtacatttcaccaacaaatcattagtcatttacattaatCATCGATCAAgactaaatgtgtttttttttgtaaatgacATTTCCTACACTCCAATGCAGTATAGGCAAACATTGCAAACAGCGTACATTATTTAAGTTATTAAAACAAGAACACCATGTACAGTAAAAACATgttctaaatatagctgcaagcagcgattcgggttcctcctcaaaatggcaaaatatcaTGAAAATGTGCATTGTAGACAGAaggtcaagagttggacaacaagagagcaacaTCAATTCATGGTTGGCAAACCACAACAGGCTGAATTGAGATTCAAACTCGAGCATTCGGTTGCAGGTcagcctctctatcctctctgctacacatcaactgttgagatgttatgaatagaaagggcagagtattagctttgggacaaagtttaagcagctgtaattcagtcatcttttgacatatcaaggtgaaattgcgcatggtactacAGAATAATGTAATCTGGATTCCTGTAaaggccccgtcacaccataacgttctggtcaACGTTCTATGACGTTAGAAGAAACGTTGGTAATCGTCCA
This region includes:
- the gdpd5b gene encoding glycerophosphodiester phosphodiesterase domain-containing protein 5 isoform X1; its protein translation is MVKHQPLQVYERQLCLSCLTGIYGCRWKRYQRSHDDTTKWELLWSLILLFTFSLLLVWFYFWWEAHNDYNEFNWFLYNRSGEWSDGTVPILATTAAGFTYITFLTILALCHIAVGQQLNLHWLHKIGVIAALLTTIIGIISVNQTWGQEWDIIPISLQATGPFLHIGALLAITALAWLVAGQVARAEKTRFQIGVLLLYLGVLLGLYVAPLSITSPCIVERSRLKSRPDVIGHQGAPMLAPENTIMSFRRALQMNVTGLESDVAISADGVPFLLRDRTLRRTTDVEKVFPDRQMEDASFFNWTDLRGLNAGQWFLKEDPFWTVHSLSQRELRQAANQSICSLEQLLRLAAPHNTTVVFTLRRPPPKHPCHHSWINDTLEAVRRAGVPQNLVMWTPDEDRGVVRREAPGLLQTSMEKLPPSDLQQQGISRLLLRYNQASARDIRDFSRSNISVSLYTVNEPWLYSVLWCSGVSSVSSEAPHILKKVPYPIWLMSPDEYCLIWVAADLISFAVVIGIFVFQKWRMSGMRSYNPEQIMLSAAVRRASRDVNIMKEKLIFSEVSNGVSSAEEYMENGYDDYYTNQGISH
- the gdpd5b gene encoding glycerophosphodiester phosphodiesterase domain-containing protein 5 isoform X2, translating into MVKHQPLQVYERQLCLSCLTGIYGCRWKRYQRSHDDTTKWELLWSLILLFTFSLLLVWFYFWWEAHNDYNEFNWFLYNRSGEWSDGTVPILATTAAGFTYITFLTILALCHIAVGQQLNLHWLHKIGVIAALLTTIIGIISVNQTWGQEWDIIPISLQATGPFLHIGALLAITALAWLVAGQVARAEKTRFQIGVLLLYLGVLLGLYVAPLSITSPCIVERSRLKSRPDVIGHQGAPMLAPENTIMSFRRALQMNVTGLESDVAISADGVPFLLRDRTLRRTTDVEKVFPDRQMEDASFFNWTDLRGLNAGQWFLKEDPFWTVHSLSQRELRQAANQSICSLEQLLRLAAPHNTTVVFTLRRPPPKHPCHHSWINDTLEAVRRAGVPQNLVMWTPDEDRGVVRREAPGLLQTSMEKLPPSDLQQQGISRLLLRYNQASARDIRSNISVSLYTVNEPWLYSVLWCSGVSSVSSEAPHILKKVPYPIWLMSPDEYCLIWVAADLISFAVVIGIFVFQKWRMSGMRSYNPEQIMLSAAVRRASRDVNIMKEKLIFSEVSNGVSSAEEYMENGYDDYYTNQGISH